In Cryptomeria japonica chromosome 5, Sugi_1.0, whole genome shotgun sequence, the genomic window aaatctgattttttgataTAAAATCTACCATTTAGGCATCCTGTAAATTTCTAGACGTGTTTCAGGGTTCTGTTGCtaatatacaataaaaaaatagAGAATCGTGATAAATGGATTTTTATGGGTTTATTATAAAAACACTTCATTTCATTGGTTTAATGGTTTTCCATGCTTCAGATTCAGATGTGGAACCTATCATCCGCGAAAGACAACCAACATATCCAGAGAATGAACATGTACAACAATAAATTACAGTGATCTCTAAACGACATGGTCGAAGCACTTGTTTTGTTTTACACAGCAGGGTGGGGGAGATACATGTTGAGGTTTTTTTCGAAGGGTGAACTTCTCCTGCCACTTCCCCATAGATATGTCGTATGTCCTGTATGTCTTACACAAATTCCCTCGCCTCCTTCCATCCCTGGTGATGCATTCCCGAGTATTGCTGGATGAAATACATCATACAGCATATTGCTTTAATTTTGCACTGGTGTTGCTCATGTCTCAGACAAGAACCCACACTCATAAGCACACTGAGTACAAAGCTAGGTTCTTTAGAAACACCACAAGGGGACATTAACTGGTTTCTGGAAGTGAGCAAATGCGCTAACCCAGGGATTCCACCTAATTGCAAGCAAGAGAACCATCTCACATTTCTGTACACGGTAAAAGTCCAAAAGTCCCACTTAAGCATACCCGGTAAGAGGACATGAGGATTTATCATATTTGATTGAGCATCAGCACAAGTATTAATGCAAAATTATTGTACACCGCTTTGAAGCTAATTAAGGGATAAAAGAGTAACTTCCTATAAAGATGTCAATgcatgtaatgtccccatcctagtcagggacATTGGTTTGAGGAGTTAGTCTATTTTTGGATCTTTGTAGGTTAGTAGGGTATGGATAAGGGGGTCAgtaatgcagtatcttgaggagtggtctgtctatttgttctagttcagtgttgagttcagttTTGGTCTTCGTTTCATCAATTTCTGACAATGTATGAGGATTTGTTAATTTTTAGGaaaaaactactaaaaatagacatggtcctattttcattggcgtGGCAAACTGTGGCCCCAGCTTACAGATTCAGTTTCTGAGCAATAATGTGAGAGAGATGAATTTTTAAGTGGTTCCACaagcaattaatattttaatgaaatattaatataaaatcacaaagtgcatcacttaaatttatttaagtgaaaaatTAATATCTCCTAAGCTAGGCATTTCTTTTAGagttaagttgggaaccctaaaagcaagttatgatttttaaatccctaattgccaaaaatcatactttttgggtatttaggcagccaagatggaaattaaacctcactcattgatattgagcatttgacatttcttctgagcacttggctaaggtggctagggtttggacctgttttggagagcATGCATTCTTCAaaattcagtagctttgagattgtgaaagatcaatcgaattgttgcagcttggttgggttcattcagaagtcaaattgaattaaattgaggCAGATTTGTGGTAGGTTTCTTATTATTTACTGTTGGTTGTTAATTCTTctgtggtttggaggcttctttttcccaaacacacagcttgctcatttattggtgtcatcttccactgtttgggtgtcttagtattaaataagagcagatctgaattgtttcagaataaaaaatcagaactttgtaagttgctgattgaATTCTTTTTAATTCAATAAGTTGGCTAAGGACCTACAGGTATGCTTCTAAGTTCTCCAGtttattgtttcagttgattaatttcatgtattattttaatatatgttgcaaattaaagaaacttttttctgcaacttctatctatttctgaaagaccatcttaataatcaaaattacaaagaagatctacaaattacagcagATCGAAaagttgaaccagcaagggttcatcacatgATTGTAAACAGTGACTTTATTTCAAACTATCCTCTTATAAATGTTCACGGATTGAGGTTATGTAAATTAAACCAACTCCTTCGTCATAAATAGTTAATACTGACATACAAGAAGAAAACCATCCACTACACCTGTGCCACAAAACCTAAATTAAGAAACACGTAGGTTCAACTTTGTATTAATTGCTTATATCGTTAGGATTACCAATAATCCCCACAAGAACAGAATCCATTCTTGAAATGATGGAATCGTTTTGTATCTCTCACAATAATTTCTCGACTCACAATTTTGGAGATGAACTTAGCAGCGTTATGGCAGTCGCCACAAACACGAAGATTTTTTGTGATCCGGATTGGAGTTCCATGGAAAGTGCTGATGATACCAAAAGCTATTGCTAACTTTTCACTATGACTAAAGAGCATTTGTTCCTTCACCTCTTCCTCTACTTCATGCAGCACAAAATTCACGTCAGGCACATAACCTGCTTCCTTCATCTGTTCCACCAATACGTCCAGTGTTCTATAGATTCTCTCAGATTCGGGGTGTCTTTTGTCTCCCACAATGAATGAATGAGTTCTGTTACCTATCTCAATTGAGCTGCACCCAGGAGGCTTTTTCACCTTCCTGGCTTTCATTAGTATTCTCAGCTTTGCCACATCATTCCACTTGCCCGCTGTGGCAAAGATGTTTGACATGAGTACATAGCGTCCAGCATTTTGAGGCTCCAGGTGAAAAAGATGCTCTGCCACTTTTTTCCCCAGCTCAATATTGCAATGAACTCTGCAGGCGCCAAGCAAAGCTCCCCACACACCGGCACCTGGTTCTACTGGCATCTTTTCAATGAAGTCATGTGCCTTGTCCAGACATCCAGCACGCCCAAGAAGATCAACTATACATGCATAATGCTCTGCCATTGGTGTAATGTGATAGACTCGAGtcatttcatcaaataaatatTGACCCTTATCTATCAGGCCACCATGACTGCAAGCAGTCAAAACACCAACAAAGGTGATGTTGTCTGGCTTCAGGCCAGTTTGTTGCAATTGTGAAAACAGTACAAGAGCGTCCTCGCCATGCCCATGCATTCCATAACCACAAATCATCGCATTCCACAAAATTAAATTTCTTTTAcacattctgtcaaacaattcgcGGGCAAGCTGTAGAttcccacattttgcatacatgtcaatcACAGCAGTCACCAGAGTAATATCCATCTCAAATCCTTTTCTAATGATATAATTATGCAAACACTTACCCAATTGCAGGGCAGCAAGATGAGCACAAGCTGGGAGTACACTCACCATGGTGCTTGAAGTTGGCTCTACTTCAGAGACTCGCATTTCGCTGAACATTATCAAAGCCTGATTTGCGTACCCATTCTGGGAATACCCAGATATCAATGCATTCCATGCAACCACATCCTTTTCAAACATTCTGTTAAACAATGCCTGTGAAATCTCTATATTCCCACATTTGGCATACATGTCTATAAAAGCAGTCCCTAGAAGGACATCCAAATCAAATCCATTTCTAATTACATAACCATGAATGCACTTACCTCCTCGTAGATCCGTCAAATCAGTACAAGCGGGCAGGAGACTCGTTATAGTGATCAAATCGATTTTCAGGTCTGGAAGTTGAACCATCCGATGAAAAAGAACCAGAGCCTCGTTAGCGCACCCATTTCGGGCATAACCAGAAATTATGTTATTCCAAACCATCAGTGTTCTTTcaggcattttatcaaacacttggCGTGCAAATTCAATTCTGCCACATTTCACGTACATGGCAATGAGACTGTTTCCCACGTAAACATCCGAATCAAATCCACCTTTAATCATCTTAGCATGAATCTTTTTCCCCTCTTCTATAGCTAACAGGCCACCACAAGCCTTGAAAACAAAGGGAAAAGTAAAATTGTCTGATCCTTTGCCTGCCAGATTGAATTCATTATACAATGCAAGAACTTCTTGGTTTAAACCTAAAGTAGCATACCCTCTGAACATCATATTCCAACAGAAAGTTGTTGGGTTGGTtcgcattttttcaaaaacaaggCGTGCATTTTCCATGTACCCAAATGTGACGTACCTGCTGAGAATTCTGGAAGCAATTGAAAGTTCTCCTTCGACTCCATAAATAATAAtgtgtgcatggagttgttgtagGGTTTGAATGCTTGTACATGCCTGTAACAAAACATTCACTTGGTTCCATGATTTTGCGATGGAATGCACTAAGAAACATTGCGTTATATTGCCATTCCGGATTTGCATGAAAAATGTTCTCTCCTGAAATCGCTCTTCAAATTTGTTGGATGGCTAAATGTGGATTCCAGATAATTTCAATAAATGATTAGTTGAATGTTAAAGGCTAAGTGCGCCATGGAATCCTGAAGAAGAAAAATGCCAGATATATTTTTAAGCCGCTAGTGGAGATTTATAATCAATCTTCTTTTTTCTGTCCCTTAAATTCTAAAGTAAGATACAACCAGCGCTTCCACCAAAAGGAGGATGGTTAGCCCATAGTAAaatatactttttattttatttattaaataaaataattatatatgtaGTGTAGATCTGAATTTTAATGTGTAAATAGAGTAATTTAGCTATCTTCATGTCTTTTGCAtagatttatttaaaatataagaaTGCTAGTTTATTTGTAAGCCTTTTTTTAAAATCTAATATTTATTTAGCTATCTGTTGGTAGCTTCAttcttataaatttatttttacaaCTTAAAAAACTAGTAAAAAATATTTGTAAGTCTTCTATTTATAAAATTTGATTTCAATTCCACATGTTCAACTTTGATGCTACACCAACAAAATTGTTTTAAGATCAATCTAAAAAGAAACTATATTAAGACATGGGTAGCTATGATCGCAAGGTTCCATATGAGCATCACAACCATAAAAGCAAAAGAGGATAGCACCCTCATCCATTCCAGTTGTATGCTTCCTTGGAGTGCCTTGCTagacaatttttcaaaaaaaaaaaaaagggggctcTCTGAAAGTTAAGATATGTCCTTAGGGTGCTTCCATAGAAAGCTTTCAATTGGCCTATTCCCTCTAATAAAATTTGAAAAGTAAATTCTGCATGAATCGTTTATAATGGTTTTCTTAGAATGTTAAAAGACAAAATTTGGCGTAACTTAGTCTAAAATATTTGTGAAATAGGGTTTTAAGAAATAATCCACaagtttggaatttttgaaaatagaAGTAGTTGCAAGGGGCATAATCTTGTAGTTGAATAGCT contains:
- the LOC131077972 gene encoding putative pentatricopeptide repeat-containing protein At3g23330, giving the protein MFCYRHVQAFKPYNNSMHTLLFMESKENFQLLPEFSAGKGSDNFTFPFVFKACGGLLAIEEGKKIHAKMIKGGFDSDVYVGNSLIAMYVKCGRIEFARQVFDKMPERTLMVWNNIISGYARNGCANEALVLFHRMVQLPDLKIDLITITSLLPACTDLTDLRGGKCIHGYVIRNGFDLDVLLGTAFIDMYAKCGNIEISQALFNRMFEKDVVAWNALISGYSQNGYANQALIMFSEMRVSEVEPTSSTMVSVLPACAHLAALQLGKCLHNYIIRKGFEMDITLVTAVIDMYAKCGNLQLARELFDRMCKRNLILWNAMICGYGMHGHGEDALVLFSQLQQTGLKPDNITFVGVLTACSHGGLIDKGQYLFDEMTRVYHITPMAEHYACIVDLLGRAGCLDKAHDFIEKMPVEPGAGVWGALLGACRVHCNIELGKKVAEHLFHLEPQNAGRYVLMSNIFATAGKWNDVAKLRILMKARKVKKPPGCSSIEIGNRTHSFIVGDKRHPESERIYRTLDVLVEQMKEAGYVPDVNFVLHEVEEEVKEQMLFSHSEKLAIAFGIISTFHGTPIRITKNLRVCGDCHNAAKFISKIVSREIIVRDTKRFHHFKNGFCSCGDYW